A genome region from SAR324 cluster bacterium includes the following:
- the nadC gene encoding carboxylating nicotinate-nucleotide diphosphorylase, producing MHQLYVRRLIQTALEEDISWQDFSTQSTIDPSWTGSFVIHQKKPGVVSGLDIARDTFLMLDPDAHWIAFQKDGNWNPPGTLLASVSGNACALLQAERVALNFLQRLSGIATLTWNYVQEARKGSPTVHIVDTRKTTPGLRYLEKYAIRSGGGHNHRFNLSDAVMLKDNHLAMLKQHGVPLKDAILKARASIPHTMRIEVEVDLLSQIDDALAGGADIILLDNMSCEELKQAVQKIQKRAITEASGGVSLQTVADIAATGVDQISVGALTHSALALDISLDYEDEPSH from the coding sequence ATGCATCAATTATATGTTCGCCGCTTGATCCAGACTGCACTTGAAGAAGACATTTCATGGCAGGATTTTTCCACACAAAGCACCATAGATCCTTCCTGGACAGGATCCTTTGTCATTCATCAGAAAAAGCCCGGTGTGGTGTCAGGACTTGATATTGCCAGAGACACATTTCTGATGCTGGATCCTGATGCGCACTGGATAGCGTTTCAGAAAGATGGCAACTGGAATCCTCCGGGAACCTTGCTGGCGTCTGTCTCAGGAAATGCCTGTGCCTTGCTTCAGGCAGAGCGGGTAGCGCTGAATTTCCTGCAACGTCTCAGCGGCATTGCCACACTGACCTGGAATTATGTCCAGGAAGCCCGTAAGGGATCACCCACCGTACATATTGTCGATACACGCAAAACCACTCCGGGATTGCGCTATCTTGAAAAATATGCCATTCGGTCAGGAGGGGGGCACAATCACAGATTCAATCTGTCAGACGCGGTCATGCTCAAGGACAATCATCTGGCTATGCTCAAACAGCATGGAGTTCCGTTGAAGGATGCCATCCTGAAGGCTCGTGCGAGCATCCCCCATACCATGCGCATTGAAGTGGAAGTGGATCTGTTATCACAGATTGATGACGCTCTGGCTGGAGGCGCAGACATTATTCTGCTGGACAACATGAGTTGTGAAGAATTGAAACAGGCTGTACAAAAAATTCAAAAACGTGCCATCACCGAAGCGTCTGGAGGAGTTTCTCTGCAAACGGTTGCGGATATCGCGGCAACAGGCGTTGATCAAATATCGGTGGGAGCACTGACCCATTCAGCACTGGCCCTGGATATCAGTCTGGACTATGAAGACGAACCCTCACACTGA